Below is a genomic region from Tenuifilum sp. 4138str.
CAACACTTTTCTTTGAACCGTCGACCCGAACCCGCTTGAGCTTTGAAAGCGCTGTAAACAAGTTAGGCGGACGGGTAATTGGCTTTTCGGAGGCATCAACCAGTAGTGTATCCAAAGGCGAAACCCTTAAGGATACTATTCTCACCGTAGCCAACTATTCCGACCTGATAGTGATGCGACACCCCGTGGAGGGTAGCGCACGCTATGCAAGCGAGGTATCGCCGGTTCCCATTGTTAATGCAGGCGATGGTGCCAACCAGCATCCAACCCAAACCCTACTCGACCTTTACTCCATTCGCAAAACGCAGGGCAAACTCGATAACCTGAAGATTGTAATGGTAGGTGACCTTAAGTATGGTCGAACCGTTCACTCCCTGCTGATGGCCATGAGCCAGTTTAACGCCTCGTTTACATTTATTTCGCCCGCCGAACTCCGAATGCCATTGGAGTATAAAATGTATCTCGATGAGTTAGGCTTAAATTATGAGGAGCATACCGATTTGGCCGAAAACATTAAGGATGCCGATATTGTTTACATGACCCGGGTTCAGCGCGAACGCTTCTCCGACCCCATGGAATACGAAAAGGTTAAAAACGCCTACATCCTGAAAAACTATATGCTTGAAGGCACAAAGCCAAACATGCGAGTGCTACATCCGCTGCCCAGGGTAAACGAAATAAATACTGATGTAGATGAATCGCCAATGGCATACTACTTTACTCAGGCTCTAAACGGCGTTTACACCCGTATGGCGATCATGGCTCTTATTTTAGGTCTAAAAAAGTAAAAGAATATCGATATGAAAGACAAGAAACATCTGAGTGTTAGCGCCATTGAGAATGGAACAGTAATTGACCATATACCGGCGCAAAA
It encodes:
- the pyrB gene encoding aspartate carbamoyltransferase — translated: MKNRSLVAINDLSRDEIFRVLDLAEEFEKNPIQRIMEGKVVATLFFEPSTRTRLSFESAVNKLGGRVIGFSEASTSSVSKGETLKDTILTVANYSDLIVMRHPVEGSARYASEVSPVPIVNAGDGANQHPTQTLLDLYSIRKTQGKLDNLKIVMVGDLKYGRTVHSLLMAMSQFNASFTFISPAELRMPLEYKMYLDELGLNYEEHTDLAENIKDADIVYMTRVQRERFSDPMEYEKVKNAYILKNYMLEGTKPNMRVLHPLPRVNEINTDVDESPMAYYFTQALNGVYTRMAIMALILGLKK